The Cellulosimicrobium sp. ES-005 genome segment CGAGGGGGGCCCCGACGGCGTCCCGGACGCGCGTGCGGTCGCGGCGGCCACGCTCCTGGCCGACCTGGGCGAGCTCGGGGTCGCGGAGGCGCGACCCGAGACCTGGTACGGGGTCGCCGGCGTGTCGAGCGCCGCGCCGCTGCGTGGCGCGCAGGAGATCGTCACCGTGTCGCCGTCGAAGGTCGAGACCGTCTCGACCTGCCCGCTGCGGTGGTCGCTCGAGGCCGCGGGCGGCACCGCGCCGGACGCGACGCACCAGAGCCTCGGCACGCTCGTGCACTCGATCGCGGAGACCCACCCGTCGGGGTCGCTCGCCGAGCTGCGCGCCGAGCTCGACCGCCGCTGGGCCGAGCTCGCGCTGCCCGAGGGCTGGCCGACGCGCCAGCTCCGCCGTCGTGCGGAGCGCATGATCGAGAAGCTCGCGGCCTACGTGGCGCAGGCGGGCGAGCCGCTCCTCGTCGAGCCGACGTTCGACGTCACCGTCGGTCGCGCGCGCCTGCGCGGGACGATCGACCGGGTCGAGGACGCGGGCGAGGGCACGGTCCGCGTCGTCGACCTCAAGACCGGACGGCGCACCGCGACCAAGGCCGAGGGCGCCGAGCACCCGCAGCTCGGCGCGTACCAGCTCGCGGTCGAGGCAGGCGCCCTCGACGTGCCCGAGGGGACGCGGAGCGCGGGGGCGCAGCTCGTCTACGTGGGCAGCACGCACGTCGGCCCCGCCGTCGTCCCGCAGCCCGCGCTCGACCCGGCAGCCGACGGCTCGAGCTGGGCGCGCGACCTCGTCGAGGAGGCTGCCGGCACGATGTCGGCGGCGACGTTCACGGCCCGCCAGAACGGGCTGTGCGAGATGTGCCCGGTGCGGCGTGCGTGCCCGGTGCAGCCCGAGGGCAGGAGGGTCGTGGCGTGAGCAGCGAGCTGTTCGAGCTCCCGGAACCCGAGGCGACGCGACCGCCGGTCCGGCTGGTCGCGGCCGACGGGGTCGTGGTCGAGGCGACGACGGCCGGGGCGGGCGCCGACGCCCCGCCCCGCCCGACTCTGTCCGCGACCCGCATCGCGGACCTGCTGGGCCGGCCCCGGCCGACGCCGGAGCAGGTCGAGGTGATCGAGGCGCCGCTCGAGCCGACGCTCGTCGTCGCCGGGGCGGGCTCTGGCAAGACGGAGACGATGGCGGCGCGCGTCGTCTGGCTCATCGCGAACGAGCTCGTCGCGCCCGACGCGGTGCTCGGCCTGACCTTCACGCGCAAGGCGGCAGGCGAGCTGTCCGAGCGCGTCCAGGTGCGGCTCGCACAGCTCGCGCGCGCCCGCGGCGGCGCGTCGTCCGCCCTGTCGCTGCTCGACCGCCCGACGGTCGCGACGTACAACGCGTACGCCGCGTCGCTCGTCGGGGACCACGGCCTGCGCGTCGGCGTCGAGCCCGGCGCGCGGCTGCTGGGCGAGGCGCAGCAGTGGCAGCTCGCGTCCGAGGTCGTGGAGGGCTGGGACGACGACCTCGGCACGGACCGCGCGCTGAGCACCGTCGTCGCGGCGGTGCTCGGGCTGTCGGGCGCGCTCGGCGAGCACCTCCTCGAGCCCGCCGACGCGCGCGACCGCCTGGCCGCCATCGTCGAGCAGCTCGACGCGCTCCCGCTCGGACCGCGGCAGAAGGCCCGGACCAAGGAGGTCGAGAAGCTCGTCGGCGACGTCGCCGAGCGCGTCCGGCTGCTCGACGTCGTCGCGGAGTACCGGCGCCGCAAGCGCGCCACGGACTCCCTCGACTTCGGCGACCAGGTGGCGCTCGCGGCCCGGCTCGCGCGCGAGGTCCCGGTCGTGGGGGAGACGGAGCGGGCGCGGTTCCGCGTCGTCCTGCTCGACGAGTACCAGGACACGTCGCACGCGCAGGTCGAGCTCCTCGCGGGGCTGTTCGGCGGCGGGCACCCCGTGACCGCGGTCGGCGACCCGCACCAGTCGATCTACGGGTGGCGCGGCGCGAGCGCGGGCGGCCTCGCGCGGTTCCCCGAGCGGTTCCCGCGGTCGACGGGCGACCGGTCGGCCGTGCGCTTCCTGTCGACGTCGTGGCGCAACGACGCCGCGGTGCTGGCCGCGGCGAACGTCACCGCGGGCCCGCTGCGGGGGGCGGCGGGGGCGGGTGGCGGCGACCGGGTCGAGGTCCCCGCGCTCGCGCTGCGCCCGGGCGCCGGACCGGGCACGGTGTCCGCGCACGTCGCGGCCACCGCCGAGGAGGAGGCCGCGGCCGTCGCGGAGCTCGTCGCCGCGCGCTGGCGGCCGGCGAGCGCCCCGGGCGGGCGCGTCACGGCCGCGGTCCTGTGCCGCAAGCGCAGCCAGTTCGCCGCGGTCGAGGTGGCGCTGCGGCGCCGCGGCCTGCCGGTGGAGGTCGTGGGGCTCGGCGGGCTCCTGACGACGCCGGAGGTCGTCGACGTCGTCGCGCTCCTCGAGGCGGTGCACGACCCCTCGCGCGGCGACGCGCTCGTCCGTCTCCTCACGGGTCCCCGGCTCAACCTCGGGGCGGCGGACCTGCACGCCCTGGGCAGCCGCGCGGCGGACCTCGCGCGGCACGAGGGCGCGCTCGGGTCGCGCCGCCGCGCGGCGGCGCCGGCCGACGGCGACGGCGCCGAGCTCGTGGTCGTGGAGGGCGACGTGGCCGACCACCGCTCGATCGTCGACGCCCTCGACGACCTTCCCGAGCCGGGCGAGCCCGCCGCCGACGGCCGCACGCTCACGCCGCAGGGCCACGCCCGCCTGTCGGCGCTCGCCCGCACCCTGCGCGCGCTGCGCGGGCTCACGTACCTGTCGCTGCCGGAGCTCGTCGTCGAGGCGGAGCGCGCGCTCGGTCTCGACGTCGAGGCCGTCACGACCGAGGCGCTGCTCGCGTCGCGCCGGCTCGTGGACCCGGAGGCCGTGAGCGACCGCGCGCGCGAGCACCTCGACGCGTTCCGCGACGTGGCCGCGACGTTCACCCAGACGGCGGACGTCGTGACGCTGGGCGCGTTCCTCGCGTGGCTCGGGGTCGCGTCGACGCGCGAGAACGGGCTGGACCTGCCCGTGCGCGAGCCCGACCCGGACGCCGTGCAGGTCATCACCGCGCACGCCGCGAAGGGGCTCGAGTGGGACGTCGTCGTCGTCCCGGGGCTCGTCGACGGCGTGTTCCCGACGACGGCGCAGTCGTCCTCGGGAGTGCGCGCGGACAGCGGCTGGCTGACCGACGTGAGCCAGCTCCCGTACCCGCTGCGCGGCGACGCCGCCGACCTGCCGGAGTTCCGCTACGACCTCGCGTCGGACACCAAGGAGCTCGTGGCGCGGCGCGACGAGTTCCGGGCTGCGTGCGGTGAGCACCAGCTCGCGGAGGAGCGTCGGCTCGCGTACGTCGCGTTCACCCGGGCGCGCCGGGAGCTGTACCTCACGGCCTCGTGGTGGCAGACGGGCTCCCGCCCGCGCGTGCTCTCGCCGTTCCTCCTCGAGCTCGTGGAGTCCGGGGTCGTGGCGGCGGACGGCTGGTCGGCCCCGCCGGGGCCCGACGACACCAACCCGCTGGAGGACGTCGAGGTCACGGGGGAGTGGCCCGCACCGGACGACGCCCCCGACGGGTCGGCCCGCGCCGTCCTGCGCGACACCGCGGCGGCGGTCGAGCGTGCCGCCCTCGCCCGCGCGGACGGGAGCCGCCCAGCGGGGCTCACGGCGCCCACGGGCGTGCTCGTCGACGCCGAGGGACGCGACCTCGTCGCGCTCGCCCAGGTCCTGCTCGCGGAGCGGGCCGAGCGCTCGGGCCGGGAGGTCGAGCTGCCCGCGCACGTCTCGGCGTCGAGCCTCGTGCGTCTCGCGGCCGACCGCGACGAGTACGCGCTGCACCTGCGGCGCCCGGTCCCGGTCGAGCCCACGGTGCACGCGCGTCGCGGCACGCGGTTCCACCTGTGGGCCGAGCGCTACTTCACGACGTCGTCGCTCCTGGACGTCGAGGACCTCCCCGGCGCGGACGACGACGACCTCGACCCGGACGCGGACCTCGAGACCCTGCAGCGGACGTTCCTCGCGTCCGAGTGGGCGACCAGGACCCCCGTCGCGGTCGAGGTCGACGTCGAGACCCCGGTCGGCGGCACGGTCCTGCGCTCGCGCATCGACGCGGTGTTCCCCGAACGGCCCGAGCACGCCGGCGGGGCGCGGGACGCCGTCGTGGTCGTCGACTGGAAGACGGGACGGGCGCCGGCGGACCCCGCGGCGCGCGGCGTGCGCGAGGTGCAGCTCGCGGTCTACCGGCTCGCGTGGTCGCGGTGGACGGGGATCCCGCTCGACAAGGTGAACGCCGCGTTCTACTACGTCGCGTCCGACGAGACCGTGCGCCCACGCAGGCTCCTGGGCGAGGCGGAGATCGAGGCGCTGCTGACGGGCTGAGCGGCGGACCTGCCCACGGCCGACCCGTCGACGGGCGGGACCGCCTCCGGCGCGACCCGTGCCAGGACGCCCGGCCGGGTCAGTCGTCGGCGTCCTGCGTGGCGTCGTCCAGGTCGGCGAGCATGTCGAGCGCGTCGGCGACGACGTCGTCGAGCCCGTGGCGGACGCCGTGCAGGAGCCAGCGTGCGAGCGCGAGCTCGCCGACGAGCAGCGCGCGGTCCACGAGATTCTTGTCGGTGAGCTCGGTCCGGCGCAGCTGGTACGCCTCCATGATCGAGTCGATCGCCTCGGGCGGCGCGGAGACGAGCAGCCACGCGAGGTCGTCCGCCGGGTCCGCGACGCGCGCGCTGGCCCAGTCCGTCACGGCGACGACGCGCCCGCGCGCGACGAGGACCTGCTCCGGGCCGAGGTCCCCGTGCACGACGACCGGCTGGAACCGCCACAGCGACACGTCCTCGAGCGCCGTCTCCCAGCGTCGCAGGAGGGTCGTCGGCACCTTCCCGGTCGCCGCGGCCTCGTCGAGCTCCGCCATCCGCCGGGCGCGGTACTCCTCGACGTCGTACCCGGGCAGCCCCGCGTCGTCCACGATCGTGCGGGGCAGCTCGTGGATCGACGCGAGGACGCGACCGAGGTCGGCGGCGAGCCCCGGCCCGGGGCGCAGCGCGTCGACGTCGAGCGTCGTCCCGTCGAGCGCCGGGTGCACGATCGCGCGGCCGCCCTCCGGCAGGAGCGCGGTCCCGCTGATGCGGGGCACCGCGAACGACAGCACGCCGGTGTCGGCGTAGAGCTGGAGCGAGGTGAGCAGCTCCGCCTCGGCCTCGAGGGCGGCCCCGGCCTGGAGGCTGCGCGGGGCGCGCACGGTCCACCGGGCGCCCTCGGCGTCCGTCACGACGGCGGTGTCGTAGTCGCCCGGGTCCTCGACGGCCAGCGCGCTGCGGGCGTCGAGACCCGGCACGGCGGCGGTCGCGAGCGCGGCGAGGGTCAACGGAGAGCGAGGCACCCGACCACGGTAGTCGCTCCCCGCCCGCCGCCCGGGGCACCCACGCCGGTCGCGTGGCCTACGGTCGGAGGGTGACCACCCCCGCCACCCCGCCGTCGTCGGGCACGCTGCCCGTGACCGCCCTCCGCGACCTCCCGCTCCCGCTCGACGGCGCGGTCCTGGACCGCGCGGCCCACCGCCGCGGCGAGCCCGACCTCGTGGGGAGGCTGCGCGGCGAGGACACGACCCGCGTCGTGCTCGTCCACCGCGGCCGCCTCGCGCTCGCCGGTCCGAGCCCGGCGGACGGCGTCGCGCTGCTCGACCCGGCGACCCTGGCCGAGGTCGGTGCCGCCGCCGACGAGGACCAGGCGCGCTGGCTCTTCCTCGGCGAGGGGGACGGCACGACGTACCTGGCGCTCGTCCTGCCCGACGACGCCGACGCGGAGGAGGTCGACATCGAGGGCGTCGACGCCTCCGACCCGTTCGCCGTGCTCGCGCGCGAGCGGTCGTGGTCGGGGCTGCGCGAGCTCGTCGGCGGGCTCGACGCGCCGCTCGCGGGCCTCGCGACCGAGGCGGTCGCGCTCGCGGCGTGGCACGCGAACCACACCCGGTGCCCCCGGTGCGGCGGCCGGACGACGGTCGAGAACGGGGGCTGGACGCGGCGCTGCGTCGCGCAGGGCGTGGAGCTGTACCCGCGCACGGACCCGGCGGTCATCATGACGGTCGTGCACGGGGAGGGCGACGACGAGCGGCTGCTGCTCGGCCACGCGGCGCACTGGCCCGAGCGGCGCTTCTCGACGCTCGCCGGGTACGTCGAGCCGGGGGAGTCGCTCGAGAGCGCGGTGCGGCGCGAGGTCGCGGAGGAGGCGGGCGTCGTCGTCGGCGAGGTCGCCTACCGCGGGAGCCAGCCCTGGCCGTTCCCGGCGTCGCTCATGCTCGGGTTCGCCGCCCGGGCGCTGACGACCGCCCTGCACGTCGACGGCGTCGAGCTCACCGACGCGCGGTGGTTCACGCGCCCCGAGCTCGCCGCCGCCGTGCGCGCGCAGGAGGTGCTGCTCCCGGGCCGCGCGTCCATCGCGCGCTCGCTGGTCGAGGACTGGTTCGGCGACCGTCTCCCCGACGCCTGACCGCCCCCGACGTCGTGGGCATGGAAGGGGCCCGGTCCGGACGTCCGGACCGGGCCCGTTTCACGCCCACGACGGGGTGGGATCAGACGGCGAGGCGCTGCTTGACCTCCGCGAGCGACGGGTTGGTCGCGGCCGAGCCGTCGGGGAAGACGACGGTCGGGACCGTCTGGTTGCCTCCGTTCACCGACTCCACGAACTCCGCCGTGCCGGGCGTCTCCTCGATGTTCACCTCGGTGTAGCCGATGCCCTCGGAGTCGAGCTGCGTCTTGAGGCGGCGGCAGTACCCGCACCAGCTCGTCGAGTACATGACGATCGAGCCTGCGTCGGGAAGGGTCGGGGCGGTGCTCATCGAGGGCTCTCCTGGTGCGGTTCCGGGCGGCGCGTGCCGCGGGCGGTCGGTCGTGACGGTAACACCGGCGGCCTGCGCGCTGTTCCCGTCCAGAGCCCGTGCCACGCTCCGCCGACACCCCCGCCGACGCCCCCGCCGACGTCCTGGGCCGTGTCCGGCCGGCGCCCGCGTGTCGGCGACGCCTGCGAGAATCGCGGGTGATGTCCACACCACCGGTCTCACGCCCGCCGTCCCTGCGCACCGCCGACGAGATCCTCGACGCGCTCGACCCCGACCAGCGCGACGTCGCGGTCGCGCTGCGCGGCCCGGTCTGCGTGCTCGCGGGCGCGGGGACCGGCAAGACGCGCGCGATCACGCACCGCATCGCCTACGGCGTCCGCACCGGTGTCTACACCCCGACGAGCGTGCTCGCCGTGACCTTCACGGCGCGCGCTGCGGGGGAGATGCGCACCCGACTGCGCGAGCTGGGTGCGACGGGAGTCCAGGCACGGACGTTCCACGCGGCGGCGCTGCGCCAGCTCGGCTACTTCTGGCCCAAGGTCGTCGGGGGCGCGCCGCCGCGCATCCTGGAGCACAAGGCGCCGGTCATCGCCGAGTCGGCGCGTCGCCTCGGCGTGGGCGTCGACCGTGTCGCGGTGCGGGACCTGTCGTCCGAGGTCGAGTGGGCCAAGGTCTCGCTCGTCACCGCGGACGACTACGTCCGGGCGTGCGAGGCGATCGACCGCGAGCCCCCCGCCGGGTACGACCACCAGACGGTCGCGCGCCTCATCACGGCGTACGAGGACGTGAAGACCGAGCGGTCGGTCATCGACTTCGAGGACGTGCTCCTCATGCTGGGCGACATGCTCGCGACGCAGGGCGGCGTCGCGGACGAGGTGCGTCGTCAGTACCGGCACTTCGTCGTCGACGAGTACCAGGACGTCTCGCCGCTGCAGCAGTTCGTCCTCGACCAGTGGCTCGGGGGGCGCGAGGAGCTGTGCGTCGTCGGGGACCCGTCGCAGACGATCTACTCGTTCACGGGCGCGACGCCGCACCACCTCCTCACGTTCTCGCGCACCCACCCGGGCGCCCAGGTCATCCGGCTGGTGCGGGACTACCGCTCGACGCCGCAGGTCGTGAACCTCGCGAACCAGCTCCTCGCGCGCGCCGGGCGCGCGGGCGGCGCGCACCAGGCGCTCGAGCTCGTCGCCCAGCGGCCCGCCGGCCCCCCGGTCGCGTTCACCACGTACGACGACGACGAGGCGGAGGCCGCCGGCATCGCCCAGCGGATCTCGCGGCTCCTCGCGGCCGGCACGCGCGCGAGCGAGATCGCGGTCCTCTACCGCACCAACGCGCAGTCGGAGGCCTTCGAGTCGGCGCTCGCCGACGCGGGCATCGGCTACCTCGTCCGGGGCGGCGAGCGCTTCTTCCAGCGCAAGGAGGTGCGCGACGCGATCGTGCTCCTGCGCGGGGCGGCCCGGTCGGCCGACCCCGACGTCCCGATGCCCGAGACGGTGCGCGACGTCCTCGCCGCCGCCGGGTGGGCACCCGAGCCGCCCGCCGCGCGCGGGGCGGCGCGCGAGCGGTGGGAGTCCACGCAGGCGCTCGTCGCGCTCGCCGACGACGTCGCCGCGCTCGCGCAGGCGGCCGAGGGGCCCGCGCCGACGGTCGCGACCTTCGTGGCCGAGCTCGACGAGCGCGCCGCCGCGCAGCACGCCCCGACGGTGGAGGGCGTGACGCTCGCGTCGCTCCACGCGGCCAAGGGCCTCGAGTGGGACGCGGTGTTCCTCGCGGGCACGAGCGAGGGGCTCATGCCGATCTCCCTCGCCGAGACGGACGAGGCGATCGCGGAGGAACGGCGGCTGCTCTACGTGGGCATCACCCGGGCCCGCGAGCACCTGGAGCTGTCCTTCGCCCGGTCGCGGAACCCCGGCGGTCGCGCGACGCGGCGCCGGACCCGGTTCCTCGACGGGCTGTGGCCGGACGAGCCGGGAGCCCACGGCACGCGCCGTCCGCGCTCCGGGCAGGCGAAGCTGCGGCTCACGGGGGAGTACGACCGCGAGCTGTTCGAGAGCCTGCGCGAGTGGCGGCGCCAGGTCGCGCAGGAGACGGACAAGCCGGCGTTCACCGTGCTGGTGGACAGCGCGCTCGCGGCGATCGCCGAGTCCCGGCCCACCAGCACGGCCGCCCTGGCCCGCATCAACGGGCTCGGGCCGGCGAAGATCGAGCGGTACGGCGCGACGATCCTGGACATCGTGGGCCGCGCGGAACGGTGACGCGGAGCCGTTCTCGGGCTCCCAGGAGGGTTCGAGAAACTCGTCGAAGAAATTCCCGTAAATAAGTTGTGCGTCCCGCGACGCGCGACATATGGTCGACGAGTCCTGTTGGAGAGGGGCGCGCCGGGAGGCGGGCCTCGAACGGAGAGAGGGGGTGGGAAAGCTGATGAAGAACCAG includes the following:
- a CDS encoding phosphotransferase yields the protein MPRSPLTLAALATAAVPGLDARSALAVEDPGDYDTAVVTDAEGARWTVRAPRSLQAGAALEAEAELLTSLQLYADTGVLSFAVPRISGTALLPEGGRAIVHPALDGTTLDVDALRPGPGLAADLGRVLASIHELPRTIVDDAGLPGYDVEEYRARRMAELDEAAATGKVPTTLLRRWETALEDVSLWRFQPVVVHGDLGPEQVLVARGRVVAVTDWASARVADPADDLAWLLVSAPPEAIDSIMEAYQLRRTELTDKNLVDRALLVGELALARWLLHGVRHGLDDVVADALDMLADLDDATQDADD
- a CDS encoding mycoredoxin, with product MSTAPTLPDAGSIVMYSTSWCGYCRRLKTQLDSEGIGYTEVNIEETPGTAEFVESVNGGNQTVPTVVFPDGSAATNPSLAEVKQRLAV
- a CDS encoding ATP-dependent DNA helicase UvrD2 codes for the protein MSTPPVSRPPSLRTADEILDALDPDQRDVAVALRGPVCVLAGAGTGKTRAITHRIAYGVRTGVYTPTSVLAVTFTARAAGEMRTRLRELGATGVQARTFHAAALRQLGYFWPKVVGGAPPRILEHKAPVIAESARRLGVGVDRVAVRDLSSEVEWAKVSLVTADDYVRACEAIDREPPAGYDHQTVARLITAYEDVKTERSVIDFEDVLLMLGDMLATQGGVADEVRRQYRHFVVDEYQDVSPLQQFVLDQWLGGREELCVVGDPSQTIYSFTGATPHHLLTFSRTHPGAQVIRLVRDYRSTPQVVNLANQLLARAGRAGGAHQALELVAQRPAGPPVAFTTYDDDEAEAAGIAQRISRLLAAGTRASEIAVLYRTNAQSEAFESALADAGIGYLVRGGERFFQRKEVRDAIVLLRGAARSADPDVPMPETVRDVLAAAGWAPEPPAARGAARERWESTQALVALADDVAALAQAAEGPAPTVATFVAELDERAAAQHAPTVEGVTLASLHAAKGLEWDAVFLAGTSEGLMPISLAETDEAIAEERRLLYVGITRAREHLELSFARSRNPGGRATRRRTRFLDGLWPDEPGAHGTRRPRSGQAKLRLTGEYDRELFESLREWRRQVAQETDKPAFTVLVDSALAAIAESRPTSTAALARINGLGPAKIERYGATILDIVGRAER
- the nudC gene encoding NAD(+) diphosphatase, with the translated sequence MTTPATPPSSGTLPVTALRDLPLPLDGAVLDRAAHRRGEPDLVGRLRGEDTTRVVLVHRGRLALAGPSPADGVALLDPATLAEVGAAADEDQARWLFLGEGDGTTYLALVLPDDADAEEVDIEGVDASDPFAVLARERSWSGLRELVGGLDAPLAGLATEAVALAAWHANHTRCPRCGGRTTVENGGWTRRCVAQGVELYPRTDPAVIMTVVHGEGDDERLLLGHAAHWPERRFSTLAGYVEPGESLESAVRREVAEEAGVVVGEVAYRGSQPWPFPASLMLGFAARALTTALHVDGVELTDARWFTRPELAAAVRAQEVLLPGRASIARSLVEDWFGDRLPDA
- a CDS encoding ATP-dependent DNA helicase produces the protein MVEATTAGAGADAPPRPTLSATRIADLLGRPRPTPEQVEVIEAPLEPTLVVAGAGSGKTETMAARVVWLIANELVAPDAVLGLTFTRKAAGELSERVQVRLAQLARARGGASSALSLLDRPTVATYNAYAASLVGDHGLRVGVEPGARLLGEAQQWQLASEVVEGWDDDLGTDRALSTVVAAVLGLSGALGEHLLEPADARDRLAAIVEQLDALPLGPRQKARTKEVEKLVGDVAERVRLLDVVAEYRRRKRATDSLDFGDQVALAARLAREVPVVGETERARFRVVLLDEYQDTSHAQVELLAGLFGGGHPVTAVGDPHQSIYGWRGASAGGLARFPERFPRSTGDRSAVRFLSTSWRNDAAVLAAANVTAGPLRGAAGAGGGDRVEVPALALRPGAGPGTVSAHVAATAEEEAAAVAELVAARWRPASAPGGRVTAAVLCRKRSQFAAVEVALRRRGLPVEVVGLGGLLTTPEVVDVVALLEAVHDPSRGDALVRLLTGPRLNLGAADLHALGSRAADLARHEGALGSRRRAAAPADGDGAELVVVEGDVADHRSIVDALDDLPEPGEPAADGRTLTPQGHARLSALARTLRALRGLTYLSLPELVVEAERALGLDVEAVTTEALLASRRLVDPEAVSDRAREHLDAFRDVAATFTQTADVVTLGAFLAWLGVASTRENGLDLPVREPDPDAVQVITAHAAKGLEWDVVVVPGLVDGVFPTTAQSSSGVRADSGWLTDVSQLPYPLRGDAADLPEFRYDLASDTKELVARRDEFRAACGEHQLAEERRLAYVAFTRARRELYLTASWWQTGSRPRVLSPFLLELVESGVVAADGWSAPPGPDDTNPLEDVEVTGEWPAPDDAPDGSARAVLRDTAAAVERAALARADGSRPAGLTAPTGVLVDAEGRDLVALAQVLLAERAERSGREVELPAHVSASSLVRLAADRDEYALHLRRPVPVEPTVHARRGTRFHLWAERYFTTSSLLDVEDLPGADDDDLDPDADLETLQRTFLASEWATRTPVAVEVDVETPVGGTVLRSRIDAVFPERPEHAGGARDAVVVVDWKTGRAPADPAARGVREVQLAVYRLAWSRWTGIPLDKVNAAFYYVASDETVRPRRLLGEAEIEALLTG